The following proteins are co-located in the Rhodohalobacter sp. SW132 genome:
- a CDS encoding 3-ketoacyl-ACP reductase: MSDPVNKNKTALITGAARGIGQAVAIALSEKGFNIVIADILSSADETIQLCENNGVETLFIRTDISDRDDRKNLVKGIKKNFNRLDLLVNNAGVSVKERTDILKASEESYDHVMDVNLKGPFFLTQSVAGWMIEQTDKDPDLAPIIINIASLTSYASATSMAEYCLSKTGVSMMTKLFADRLAGHGILVYEIRPGIVKTDMTSEVRDKYDTFINSGGLPIERWGFPEDIARAVVGLTTGFLSYSTGEVLNIDGGFHLRRL; encoded by the coding sequence ATGTCCGATCCTGTGAATAAGAATAAAACTGCACTGATTACCGGAGCTGCCAGGGGAATAGGACAGGCTGTTGCGATAGCTCTATCAGAAAAAGGATTTAATATAGTTATAGCCGATATTCTTTCCAGTGCGGATGAAACGATACAACTTTGTGAAAATAATGGTGTGGAGACTCTCTTTATCAGAACCGATATCAGTGACCGGGATGATCGTAAAAACCTTGTGAAGGGTATCAAAAAGAATTTCAACCGCCTGGATCTGCTGGTCAATAATGCAGGTGTATCTGTAAAGGAACGGACAGATATTTTAAAAGCATCGGAAGAAAGTTATGACCATGTGATGGATGTAAACCTGAAAGGTCCTTTTTTCCTTACACAATCAGTGGCGGGGTGGATGATTGAACAAACGGATAAGGATCCGGATTTGGCTCCCATCATCATTAATATCGCCTCATTGACATCCTATGCTTCAGCGACCAGTATGGCGGAATACTGTCTGTCAAAAACAGGTGTTAGTATGATGACGAAACTTTTTGCAGATCGTTTGGCGGGTCATGGTATCCTTGTTTATGAAATCAGGCCCGGTATAGTAAAAACAGACATGACCAGCGAAGTCCGGGATAAGTATGATACGTTTATAAACTCAGGAGGATTGCCCATAGAAAGGTGGGGTTTTCCTGAGGATATTGCGAGAGCTGTTGTTGGGTTAACAACAGGGTTTTTATCATATTCCACTGGTGAAGTTCTGAATATAGATGGAGGTTTTCATCTTCGCAGGTTATAA
- a CDS encoding PmoA family protein — MNRNTNRYIHTLAIVFLLAACSQSNEDVSSEESAVNQVSMSDEYHISLVHEEDRSQIQVFIDGAHFTSYHYGNEFKKPILYPLISAGGATITRGFPIDPREGEKEDHPHQVGLWLNYGDVNGLDFWNNSNAISEERRSEYGTIHHKSINQMKSGNERGELEVTKEWVNSEGEVLLIENTTYIFSGNESMRSIDRLTNLQSSGEEVSLDDNKEGMIGIRMARELEHPDEHDEATGMYRSSEGIEGHEAWGTRAKWMSLSGEINGETVSVAILDHPDNVGYPTYWHARGYGLFAANPLGMKEMSGGEEELNFVLGAEDTLTFKHRIILYSGEETDDSVIESDWQQFIR; from the coding sequence ATGAATCGAAATACCAACAGATATATTCATACTCTGGCAATAGTTTTTTTATTAGCTGCCTGCAGTCAAAGCAATGAAGATGTGAGTTCAGAAGAATCTGCTGTAAACCAAGTATCCATGAGTGATGAATATCATATTTCCCTGGTACACGAGGAAGATCGGAGTCAGATACAAGTATTTATAGATGGTGCACATTTTACATCCTATCATTACGGCAATGAATTTAAAAAACCGATCCTGTATCCGCTAATTTCAGCTGGTGGTGCCACGATAACCCGCGGGTTCCCAATAGATCCGAGGGAAGGCGAAAAAGAGGATCATCCGCACCAGGTTGGCCTTTGGCTAAATTATGGAGATGTAAACGGGTTGGACTTCTGGAACAATTCCAATGCAATTTCTGAGGAAAGGAGAAGCGAATATGGTACGATTCATCATAAATCGATTAACCAAATGAAGAGTGGAAATGAGAGGGGAGAACTGGAAGTAACGAAAGAGTGGGTCAATTCGGAAGGTGAGGTTTTACTGATTGAAAATACCACCTATATCTTCAGTGGTAATGAGAGCATGAGATCCATCGACCGGTTGACCAATTTGCAATCTTCTGGTGAAGAGGTTTCCCTGGATGACAATAAGGAAGGAATGATCGGTATTCGCATGGCACGTGAACTTGAACATCCGGATGAACATGATGAGGCCACAGGCATGTACAGAAGCAGTGAAGGAATTGAAGGGCATGAAGCATGGGGAACCCGGGCGAAATGGATGTCACTATCAGGTGAAATAAATGGAGAAACTGTATCCGTAGCTATATTGGACCACCCTGACAATGTGGGATATCCAACCTATTGGCACGCCAGAGGATATGGATTGTTTGCTGCAAATCCCCTGGGAATGAAAGAGATGAGTGGCGGGGAAGAAGAACTGAATTTTGTTCTCGGCGCAGAAGATACGCTAACATTTAAACACCGGATTATCCTTTATTCGGGTGAAGAAACAGATGATTCAGTAATAGAAAGTGACTGGCAGCAGTTTATCAGATAA
- a CDS encoding FG-GAP-like repeat-containing protein yields the protein MFGCSRSSDLEWNDEDGYRWADISPGYFGSTGFQTLSASQTGIQFNNRISREEIDENRHYLNGSGVAAGDINGNGLVDLYFAGLSEPNRLYKNLGGMKFEDITDQAGVAHAEYYSTGAVFADVNGNGYLDLLVTALQGENVLYINDGEGNFTKDENSGLGPSLGSNTMALADFTGNGYPDLYITNYKERSVKDIYTTRELDWQNILNEPLINPEDHYTLIPPFDEHYELVRDDGALTGISELGRTDELYLNQGGMFEKMTNSEEIFLDEYGEPFGLQPDWGLTAKFQDITGNGLTDLYVCNDFHTPDRIWLNQGNGTFRAAGWQAIRNLSYSCMGVDFSDINRNGKIDIFTTEMLDPDHERRMRQAPSEGHIPVKIGDIESRPMYNRNSLFIQREDTTWAETSWMSGAEATGWSWATRFMDVDLDGYEDLIVSTGYLYDILDIDAQYTMMQNRRNMDEHFLEFTDLVEPLDLTNRILRNNGDHTFSDKSVDWGFGEKDVSHGMAFADLNNNGVLDVILNRMNREATILENRTNAPRIAVRLKGKSPNTQAIGAKIELRGGSVHQQKEIAAGGDYASGSDTQVMFAADADNTQHEIRIRWPDGKHSIIEAVHPNRMYEIYQDSVSMMNDSMVTEPNPTEPAPLFENVSDRMNAEHYEEPFNDFDFNALLPFKLSQQGPGVAWIDLNHNGKDELLMGSGRGGSLSILEHGESGTFSSMDLEFLKEEAPGDQTAIIGWSENDYTRVLIGSSNYEQGTSRAPSLFHYRIYRDGTAEKDSIPGVLSTTGPLAAADVTGNGFLDFFLGAGFKPGQYPADADSRFVRNEEGIFRFDQVNSQMFAELGLVTGAVFTDYDRSGSQDLLVSTEWGTLRLFKNLNGVFEEVTEQVGLDKWSGMWKGVATGDFTNNGLPDIVAANIGLNSPYQMKHNQPLRMYYYNPGFGSTDIIEAYANENGEYLPRTRLYKFQEQQVGLNRMSSHKEFAGATLREILGDRYEHTPYKEVNTLEHMVFINRGDHFEAYPLPREAQISAGFHVGVADFDNDGNEDVFLSQNNFTVPPDKSRMDAGRGLVLMGDGNGNFTPLSGSESGIKIYGEQRGAAFSDFNQNGKVDLAVSQNGNELKLYLNRSEKEGYRISLQGPPSNRNGVGSQIRLVYENDLKGPSREVQSGAGYWSQNSYTQVMGAGKNEIKQIEIIWFDGIKEVTDANPGQMNYMISHPDAED from the coding sequence ATGTTTGGTTGTTCCCGATCGTCAGATCTTGAGTGGAATGATGAAGATGGGTATCGCTGGGCTGATATCTCACCAGGATACTTTGGCAGTACCGGGTTCCAGACACTCTCCGCTTCTCAAACAGGAATACAGTTTAATAATCGAATAAGCAGAGAAGAGATCGATGAAAATCGTCATTATCTGAATGGTTCCGGTGTGGCTGCAGGGGATATTAATGGCAACGGTCTGGTGGATCTTTATTTTGCAGGGCTGAGTGAACCTAACCGGCTCTATAAAAATCTCGGCGGAATGAAATTTGAAGATATAACCGACCAGGCAGGGGTTGCACATGCAGAGTACTACTCAACTGGAGCAGTGTTTGCAGATGTGAATGGAAACGGATACCTGGATCTGCTGGTAACTGCCCTTCAGGGAGAAAATGTTCTGTATATAAATGATGGGGAAGGAAATTTCACAAAAGATGAAAACAGCGGCCTCGGTCCTTCACTGGGAAGTAATACGATGGCACTTGCTGATTTTACAGGGAATGGATATCCGGATCTCTACATTACCAATTATAAAGAGAGATCGGTAAAGGATATTTATACCACACGGGAGCTTGACTGGCAGAATATTTTAAATGAACCTCTTATAAATCCGGAGGATCACTATACGCTAATTCCTCCATTTGATGAACATTATGAACTTGTTCGTGATGATGGGGCATTAACCGGGATTTCAGAACTTGGCAGGACGGATGAGCTTTATCTGAACCAGGGAGGAATGTTTGAGAAAATGACAAATTCCGAAGAGATCTTTCTGGATGAATATGGAGAACCTTTCGGACTTCAACCCGATTGGGGACTAACAGCTAAATTCCAGGATATAACCGGCAATGGCCTGACTGATCTCTATGTTTGTAATGATTTTCATACTCCTGACCGGATTTGGCTGAACCAGGGAAATGGTACTTTCAGAGCCGCGGGATGGCAGGCTATTCGAAATCTGAGCTATTCCTGTATGGGTGTTGATTTTTCAGATATAAACCGAAATGGGAAAATCGACATATTTACGACGGAAATGCTCGATCCTGATCACGAACGCCGAATGCGTCAGGCTCCTTCGGAAGGACATATCCCGGTCAAAATCGGGGATATTGAATCGAGACCCATGTATAACCGGAATTCCCTGTTTATTCAGAGGGAAGATACGACCTGGGCCGAAACATCATGGATGAGCGGAGCAGAGGCAACAGGCTGGTCCTGGGCAACACGGTTCATGGATGTTGACCTGGACGGTTATGAAGACCTTATCGTCTCTACCGGGTATTTATACGATATTCTGGATATTGATGCCCAGTATACAATGATGCAGAATCGCCGAAACATGGACGAGCATTTCCTGGAATTTACAGACCTTGTTGAGCCCCTTGATCTGACAAACAGAATATTGAGGAATAACGGAGACCATACATTTTCAGACAAGAGTGTAGACTGGGGATTTGGAGAGAAAGATGTTTCCCATGGAATGGCATTTGCAGATTTGAATAATAATGGTGTGCTGGATGTTATTCTAAACCGGATGAACCGGGAGGCAACAATTCTTGAAAACAGAACGAATGCACCCCGTATTGCAGTCCGGTTAAAGGGGAAATCTCCTAATACGCAGGCAATCGGTGCGAAGATAGAATTGAGAGGGGGATCTGTTCATCAACAGAAAGAGATTGCTGCGGGAGGTGATTATGCATCCGGGTCAGACACCCAGGTGATGTTTGCTGCAGATGCAGATAATACTCAACACGAAATCAGAATTCGATGGCCTGATGGCAAACACAGTATCATAGAAGCCGTTCATCCAAACAGGATGTATGAGATTTATCAGGATAGTGTCAGTATGATGAATGATTCTATGGTCACAGAGCCAAATCCGACAGAGCCGGCTCCTCTGTTTGAAAATGTTTCAGACAGAATGAATGCCGAACATTATGAAGAACCCTTCAACGATTTCGACTTTAATGCACTCCTTCCTTTTAAACTGAGCCAGCAAGGACCAGGGGTAGCCTGGATTGATTTAAACCATAATGGGAAAGATGAACTGTTGATGGGTTCCGGACGAGGCGGAAGTTTGTCCATACTGGAACATGGGGAGTCCGGTACTTTCAGCTCTATGGACTTGGAGTTTCTGAAGGAGGAAGCACCTGGCGATCAAACCGCGATTATTGGCTGGAGTGAAAATGATTATACCCGGGTATTAATTGGAAGTTCAAACTACGAACAGGGCACCTCAAGAGCTCCTTCATTGTTTCACTATCGCATATACAGAGATGGAACTGCTGAAAAAGATTCCATACCGGGAGTTTTATCGACTACCGGTCCTCTTGCAGCAGCAGATGTAACTGGAAACGGTTTCCTGGACTTTTTTCTCGGAGCCGGTTTTAAACCTGGACAATATCCTGCAGATGCCGATTCACGGTTTGTCAGAAATGAGGAAGGAATATTCAGATTTGATCAGGTTAATTCCCAAATGTTTGCAGAATTGGGTCTCGTAACCGGAGCCGTTTTCACGGATTATGACAGGAGTGGCAGCCAGGATCTGTTGGTCAGTACTGAATGGGGAACTCTGAGACTCTTTAAAAATCTGAATGGAGTATTTGAAGAAGTGACAGAACAGGTTGGCCTGGATAAGTGGTCTGGAATGTGGAAAGGAGTTGCAACAGGAGATTTTACGAACAACGGGCTCCCGGATATTGTGGCAGCCAACATCGGCTTGAATTCCCCCTACCAAATGAAACATAACCAGCCATTGAGAATGTATTATTACAATCCTGGTTTTGGCAGTACGGATATTATTGAAGCTTATGCAAATGAAAATGGGGAGTATCTGCCCCGGACTCGGTTATATAAATTCCAGGAACAACAGGTTGGATTAAACCGCATGAGCAGCCATAAAGAGTTTGCCGGCGCAACTCTGAGGGAAATCCTCGGGGATAGATATGAACATACTCCCTATAAAGAAGTGAATACCCTGGAACATATGGTATTTATTAACAGGGGCGATCATTTTGAGGCTTATCCCCTTCCCCGTGAAGCACAAATATCAGCCGGATTTCATGTAGGGGTAGCTGATTTTGATAATGATGGAAATGAGGATGTTTTTCTCAGTCAGAACAATTTTACGGTTCCTCCGGATAAATCCAGAATGGACGCCGGCCGGGGATTGGTTTTGATGGGAGATGGCAATGGTAATTTCACGCCACTGAGTGGATCAGAAAGCGGAATTAAAATTTATGGTGAACAACGGGGTGCTGCCTTTAGTGATTTTAACCAGAATGGGAAGGTGGATCTGGCGGTTTCACAGAATGGGAACGAGTTAAAACTTTATCTGAATCGTTCCGAAAAAGAAGGTTACAGAATTTCGTTACAAGGACCGCCGTCAAATCGGAATGGTGTTGGGTCACAGATACGCCTTGTGTACGAAAATGATTTGAAAGGGCCTTCACGAGAAGTTCAGAGCGGAGCGGGCTATTGGTCGCAGAATAGTTATACTCAGGTAATGGGGGCTGGAAAAAATGAAATTAAGCAAATTGAAATCATTTGGTTCGATGGTATCAAAGAAGTAACAGACGCCAATCCTGGTCAAATGAATTATATGATTTCGCACCCGGACGCTGAAGATTAA
- a CDS encoding DUF1080 domain-containing protein codes for MSSEQNVDSQQTSADASSDQVSEDEWQTLFDGESLNGWRGLGRDGIPEDHWIVEEGTIRKVATDDVARADDGQPVAGGDLLYDQQFENFELRFEWKVSPGANSGIKYNVSEEMSTSHSPEYGALGFEYQVLDDDEHPDAQNDPNRWAAGLYDLIPPGSNAELEPVGSWNTGRIIFNGNRGEHWLNGEKVLEYELGTHMMNRLLATSKWGELGDDTHIPDFGTRRSSGYIVLQDHGDDVWYRDIKIRELSP; via the coding sequence ATGAGTAGTGAACAGAATGTGGACTCTCAGCAAACTTCAGCGGATGCATCTTCAGATCAGGTATCAGAGGATGAGTGGCAGACGCTGTTTGACGGTGAGTCACTAAACGGATGGCGCGGTCTTGGGCGAGACGGAATACCGGAAGACCACTGGATCGTTGAAGAGGGTACAATCAGAAAAGTAGCAACAGATGATGTAGCCCGTGCAGATGACGGACAGCCGGTTGCGGGTGGTGATCTTCTGTATGACCAGCAGTTTGAAAATTTTGAGCTGCGTTTTGAATGGAAAGTAAGCCCCGGGGCAAACAGCGGTATTAAATATAATGTATCGGAGGAGATGTCAACATCTCATTCACCCGAATATGGCGCTCTTGGGTTTGAATACCAGGTGCTCGACGATGATGAACACCCCGATGCTCAAAACGATCCGAATCGCTGGGCTGCCGGTCTGTATGATCTGATCCCGCCGGGAAGTAATGCTGAGCTCGAGCCGGTCGGATCATGGAATACCGGGCGGATTATCTTTAATGGCAATCGCGGCGAACATTGGTTGAACGGTGAAAAAGTGTTAGAATATGAACTGGGTACTCATATGATGAATCGACTGTTAGCAACCAGTAAATGGGGTGAATTGGGAGATGATACTCATATTCCTGACTTTGGTACCCGCAGAAGCTCGGGGTATATCGTCCTGCAGGATCACGGGGATGATGTTTGGTACAGGGATATAAAAATTCGCGAATTATCACCCTGA
- a CDS encoding Gfo/Idh/MocA family protein — protein sequence MKGLTRKDFLKKSAVMSAGMSVGLSARSYSRIKGANDRIRVGIVGFSARARQSLIPSFMQHADDLNFEFVAVSDIWNRRRDEAVSFLKDEHDVTIEAARNNEELYDRGDIDAVIISTADFQHALHTVDAVDAGCDVYVEKPFAETMEDNRVAREAVERTGKIVQVGSQRRSGVNYHAANDFIKSGKFGDIMSVEMTWNVNQPGRWRQPQLAREIRKEDTDWDRYLMNRPYEEWDPRKYLEYRLFWPYSSGIPGQWMAHQIDTVHWFTGLPHPRSVAANGGIYLWKDGRENFDTMTAVFDYGPLDDPDTGFQVVYSSRFTNSAGGTKEIYYSNAGELNLDTNMVSPNGGLTERHASAMDMEPNLLDEFSLSDAVAAETGADTGSDPMTSNHMKNWMECIRSRETANADVMAGYNHSIANIMTTAALRTGEFVTFDTENQEVLAGGEVFKY from the coding sequence ATGAAAGGTTTAACAAGAAAAGACTTTTTGAAAAAATCAGCAGTAATGTCCGCAGGGATGTCAGTGGGATTATCTGCCAGGAGTTACAGCAGAATAAAAGGAGCGAACGACAGAATACGTGTGGGAATTGTTGGGTTTTCAGCCCGTGCAAGACAGTCCCTTATCCCCTCATTTATGCAGCACGCCGATGATCTCAATTTTGAGTTTGTGGCCGTTTCAGATATCTGGAACCGTCGTCGTGACGAGGCCGTTTCTTTTCTTAAAGATGAACATGATGTGACCATTGAAGCGGCAAGAAATAACGAGGAGTTATACGATCGTGGTGACATTGATGCTGTAATCATCAGCACAGCCGATTTTCAGCATGCACTTCACACTGTTGATGCTGTAGATGCGGGTTGCGATGTGTATGTGGAGAAGCCATTTGCCGAAACAATGGAAGACAATCGTGTGGCACGGGAAGCTGTGGAGCGAACGGGCAAAATCGTTCAGGTGGGTTCTCAGAGAAGAAGTGGTGTAAATTACCATGCTGCGAATGATTTCATTAAGTCCGGAAAGTTTGGTGACATCATGAGTGTAGAGATGACCTGGAACGTGAATCAGCCGGGACGCTGGCGGCAGCCTCAGCTTGCGCGGGAGATTCGTAAAGAGGATACAGATTGGGACCGTTATCTGATGAACAGGCCTTACGAAGAGTGGGATCCGCGAAAGTACCTGGAATACAGGCTTTTCTGGCCCTATTCATCAGGGATACCCGGGCAATGGATGGCTCATCAGATCGATACTGTACACTGGTTCACCGGACTGCCACACCCAAGAAGTGTTGCAGCAAACGGCGGGATCTATCTATGGAAAGATGGCCGTGAAAATTTTGACACGATGACAGCTGTGTTTGATTATGGCCCGTTGGATGATCCTGATACGGGCTTCCAGGTCGTCTATTCCTCACGATTTACGAATTCTGCAGGTGGTACAAAAGAGATTTACTATTCCAATGCCGGCGAGCTTAACCTCGATACGAATATGGTTTCTCCAAATGGCGGATTGACCGAGCGGCATGCCTCTGCGATGGATATGGAGCCTAATCTTTTGGACGAGTTTTCGCTCTCCGATGCGGTTGCAGCCGAAACAGGCGCGGATACGGGATCAGATCCTATGACTTCCAATCATATGAAAAACTGGATGGAATGTATTCGAAGCCGTGAAACTGCAAATGCAGATGTAATGGCGGGATATAATCACTCCATAGCCAACATCATGACAACCGCAGCCCTTCGAACCGGAGAATTTGTCACCTTTGATACAGAAAACCAGGAAGTATTAGCTGGTGGCGAAGTATTTAAGTATTGA
- a CDS encoding RagB/SusD family nutrient uptake outer membrane protein: MLKLKGLFFVIIIAVVAFSCSDLLNEDVRSQVGDARFNTPSGFEEIVNASYTNLREYYGTERGHGMSEAYGVDIFHEGADGSHKQWNFYGVQLNPSTAWARELWDFMYEGINMTNTVINRGEQIEGLDPDLVRVRSAEARFLRAHYYFVLVQQYGAVHITTEETQGVEIEASRAPVAAVFDLIIDDLEHAIDNLPIEASDYGRATKPAAEHLLARVLLTGASEFYRDDVGGAADYDRAAALAETVINDYNFSLLDDVADVWAVGNEVNSEVVWSMQFSDDPLLNAGGNTSHMYYLTVYDVMPGMNRTIEYGRPWRRYRPTEFLYDDLLGPDTRESDSRYKAFFRDVFYATVTGTFTVNGVDGVEIAEGDTAIYFPGVEWTEAEKQAKPYTVVSPSDYNPNDFPTMRKHEDPTRPEMNTTAGSRDFLAFRLAETHLIAAEALLMGNGSVADATEHINMVRRRAAWPGQEAAMELDPSEVDLEAIIDERGRELLGEQFRWYDLKRTGMLLDRAYQYNPEVQSVGLMEEKHLLRPIPQTQIDRTQGGASAFPQNPGY; this comes from the coding sequence ATGTTAAAGTTAAAAGGGTTATTTTTTGTAATCATTATCGCAGTTGTGGCATTTTCTTGCTCAGATCTGTTGAATGAAGATGTCCGATCGCAGGTAGGGGATGCCAGATTTAATACACCAAGCGGGTTCGAAGAAATAGTAAATGCTTCGTACACTAATTTAAGAGAATACTATGGTACCGAAAGAGGCCATGGTATGTCAGAAGCATATGGTGTAGACATCTTTCATGAAGGTGCAGATGGCAGCCATAAACAGTGGAACTTTTATGGTGTACAATTAAATCCATCCACTGCATGGGCAAGAGAGTTGTGGGATTTCATGTACGAAGGGATAAATATGACAAATACGGTGATCAATAGGGGTGAACAGATAGAAGGACTGGATCCTGATTTAGTCCGGGTTCGGTCTGCAGAAGCCCGTTTTCTAAGAGCTCACTACTATTTTGTCCTTGTTCAGCAGTATGGTGCCGTACATATCACAACAGAAGAAACACAGGGGGTTGAAATCGAAGCTTCCAGAGCTCCTGTTGCGGCAGTCTTTGATCTGATCATTGACGATCTTGAACATGCAATTGATAATCTACCAATCGAAGCCAGCGACTATGGACGCGCTACAAAACCCGCAGCAGAACATCTGCTGGCACGTGTTTTACTGACCGGTGCATCTGAGTTTTATAGAGACGATGTGGGAGGAGCAGCAGATTATGACCGTGCTGCTGCACTTGCTGAGACTGTCATCAATGATTACAATTTTTCACTTCTTGATGATGTGGCTGATGTCTGGGCCGTCGGGAATGAGGTGAATTCCGAAGTTGTATGGTCTATGCAGTTTTCTGACGATCCTCTTCTAAATGCAGGTGGAAATACCTCTCACATGTATTATCTGACGGTTTATGATGTAATGCCGGGCATGAATCGGACTATCGAATACGGAAGACCGTGGAGACGATACCGGCCAACAGAATTTTTATATGATGATCTTTTAGGCCCGGATACAAGAGAATCAGATTCCAGGTATAAAGCGTTTTTCCGAGATGTGTTTTATGCAACGGTTACCGGAACATTTACTGTGAATGGTGTGGATGGAGTTGAAATCGCTGAGGGGGATACGGCGATTTACTTTCCAGGTGTTGAATGGACGGAAGCAGAAAAGCAGGCTAAACCCTACACGGTTGTATCACCATCTGATTACAATCCAAATGATTTCCCCACTATGAGAAAACACGAAGATCCCACCCGTCCTGAAATGAATACTACGGCAGGTTCGCGTGATTTTCTGGCATTCCGGCTGGCAGAAACACATCTGATTGCTGCGGAAGCACTCCTTATGGGGAATGGGAGTGTTGCTGATGCAACGGAACACATCAATATGGTTCGTCGAAGAGCAGCCTGGCCCGGACAGGAAGCTGCTATGGAGCTGGACCCCTCGGAAGTTGATCTGGAGGCAATTATTGACGAAAGAGGAAGGGAATTGTTGGGGGAACAGTTCCGGTGGTATGATTTGAAACGTACGGGTATGCTGTTAGACCGGGCGTATCAATATAATCCGGAGGTGCAAAGTGTAGGTTTAATGGAAGAAAAGCACCTGTTACGCCCGATTCCTCAAACCCAGATTGACCGCACGCAGGGAGGAGCAAGTGCCTTTCCTCAAAATCCAGGGTATTAA